The genome window tctctcacactctctctctctctctctctctctctctctctctctctctctctctctctctctctctctcttcatatgACCTTAATTTTGTCAAGCCTTAACCATACTGACCTAACCTTTTTCTGGCTTTGGAAGAGAATTGGCATTGgttattctgggtttttcgggctctttggctgtgttcagaacacagccaaagagcccgaaaaacccagaacaaccattatatcccggccgtgaaagccttcatgaatataaTTGGCATTGTTTTTGATAATTTTGTGTTTGATACTGTTCCCTGTTTTTCTGTTCATGCACAAACAAAGCTGCATCTAATATTCCATCCTAGGTAGTAAGCATGGGTAGTGAACTCCTTAGCCCTCAGTTGGGTAGCCATCTAACTGTCTGTTTCAGCTAAAAGGTGAAACTGATCTGAGCGACATTGCTTTCCCTGTTataatgcatgcatgcacattttTGTCCCTTTGTCACCTCTGTTCAaggttttattattttgaaaaaagaacaacTAACCTCTTCAGCAAAGGTAAAAGTGGAAAGCATATCTATCATTTGCTCTAGGAGTTTTATTGAGTTGTGGGATGTAACTGTCTCAAGTAACTTAAATAGTTATTTTCCACTCATCTGCAACATTAAAGAGAGGTGTGGATAACTATGATCTCTAAAGTAAATAGCTCCTGAATGCAGGAAAATGAAGAATTTGAGTGAAATCTAGGCAGGCAAAAGccttcacttttttccttttttaattattttcaggaaGGTTGCTTCAACCAGATACGGGCAGGCCTCCACACTTACTATGGCTACCTCTCACACATTAGCCACATCCTACCGAATCAGGCTAACAGAGTGGCCAGTCTCCAGCTGGACAGCTCAAACCTCTCCACCAATATCCAACAGCAGGTAAGATGACTTTTGCAGCTTGCTCAGATTTGGTTGGGAATAGCGGTATATTAGGTGCTCATCATTAAAATCCCCATTGTAATACCACCCTGCTCCTGCCATAAGGAGAATCCAAAAATACAAGCTGTTGGACCACTCCATGTAAACAAGCAGGAAACGGGACTTTTGTACAGTTAATGGCTCTTAGTTGCTCATTCTAGACGAAATCAGCCTCATTACATTACAACAGAGGTAGCTTGTAATCATATATTACTATTGAGGATTGCAGCAAAATTCAGAGGGAACAAGGAAGGCTAACAACAGTGGTGATAGTAAATGATGTCATAGCTAGAAAGTATCAGGGCTTCATCCTGCAAATACTGCCTCTACTATATCACTATGAATAGAATTAAATGAAGAGGCTGTGATTCTAGAAGGGCAACAGGAATGCTGGGACAAAACATCCCATCTAGGAGCTTGGTAAGAGCATCCTTATTATAGGACTGAACAAAGGCCTTATATGTTGTTTATCATCTTAGTTCTTTATGTTAaatggtgaggaggaggaggagggaaaacaaTGATATCCCAACAAGGCTGCATGGCTTTTTGTGTCTATAACAAAGTGAGTGAGGCCAACTCTATGCCAATGCAGGATGAAGATGGGGTAGAAAGCAAAGACCTCAAGTCCTCTTACAAAGAGGATCTTCACTTCCACGCTTAGCCCTACATCACTGCTTTTAACAAATCTAGTTGGGGTTGGGGACAACTAGGGGTGCAGGCCTCTCTCATCATGACTGTAAGGGGTATTTTCATACGGCATTTTTGGCTCGCTACtgtgagggtttgtttttttgagagagagtCCTGGTGGTTTACAAATGTGagctcttcttttccttcccttctccagaTGCAAGAAAGTGGTCTGAGCGCCGTCACCTACCCTCAGCCTGAAAGCCAACCTACTTTTGTGCAAACTCAACGAGAAATTGGAAGTTATCTCGTCCTCCGCAACTTCTTGAAATTCATGGATATTACTTACCGGGCTCTGAGGCACTGCAGTGCATAATGGGCAGGACAAGAGGGAAGATGCTCCCAAAGATGTCCGTGGGGGGCGGGATAGAGAGAAGGGCCCCTGGCAAGCCTCATTGCTTCCAATGGGTCTTCTGTTGTCTAAGAAGCAGACTGAAGGGAGGAGGGGGCTTTCTTCCTCAGTGGACTGCTCTGAAAGCATTTTAgcttattaattttattatttatttattttaaaggcgTCCAGGTGATATTTTTTATTGAAAGAGGTAGCAAATAAAAATCTCGTAGCAAacaacacccccacccccgtaaTTGCAAAAAGGAGCTAGTTTGATGGCTGACCTGTTGGTGTTTTCCTCCTTCATTTTCAATCAACAGGAAATATTTGCGGTGACTCCCTTGTACTGAACTAATCTTTTTTACATTGGTAGCCAAAACTGGTACTAAATTCTAATCCTTAACTAAATGCATGCAAACCTCTCTACATTTGGCAGAAACTCTTGATGGACTATGTTAAATTTCCTGCCCTTAGGAGTTTCTAAACACTGGCTAAACATCTTAAGAGGCTAATACAGGGAGGTTTGTAGCAACATGTTTTCAGATGTGCAAAGTTAACTGGAGAGTCTTTCTGCAAAAGCTGTAGTGACAGACTATTGATAGAGGGATTAATGAGATGTCAAGCATTTGGCATTAACAAAAAAGGGCTCattcttcaaatattttttaacaCGACAGTGTTGGATAATTTCAGAATATTTGTTCACACTGTTTACATGGAATATCTTTTAGGTGATTATTTTTATGGGATAATCGCTGCTGAAATACCCTTTGCTGATATCCTAATggggtccttttaaaaaaattttatttaataggtttatttattttttatttattgcgtTTAAGCAACCCCAGTGAATTCTAAAGTTGGTCTGTGATTCTTTCATTTCTTGGTACTATAGTATTTAtagtttatttaatatttatatgcatGCTATCAGTGATGGGATCTTTGTATTGTTGAAGAAATTATCATAGACAATGGGGTCTCAGCAAGGCTTGAATGTGGTAATACAGTCTTGCTGTGGCACATCTGTCCAGATATACCATGTTAAACTACTGTTTAATATTTAAACATAAAAGTACTGGCTGTTGGTAgctggaccaaatgtcaaggtGGTGAACAAGGATAGTTCTTTGTGACCACCTTTGCTAATCTCTTGGGCACACTATGTAGTGCAATGTCTTCTTTTGTAGATAGATAGTGCTTAACATTGGGTTGGATCCAGCTTTAGTTCTGATAAGATGAAACTCAAGTGAATTTGAGATAAACACAACTAACTGAAGCCCCATTGCTTTCGATGGGTTTACACTGAGTGGGGTGGAAGCTGGATCCAATCCACAAATGGCCAGTAGCTATAGGCTTCTGATGCACATTGAGACAGGGTTAGTATAGAGGTGAGAAACATTACcttttttggatgacagttcACCTGATACGTACGGTGCAGGTTGTAATCTGAAAAGTAACGTGTCTCATTTCTGGATGGGTAGATAAGATTTTTGAAATGGCTAGCAGAACTGGATGCAGCCattagacccccccccctttagcaaCATTTTGGCCTGAGATATTCTTCTCTACCGGGGGCAATCCAGCACCTGCCTAAgcttccagatattgctggactacagttccatGTTAGTCATGCTAgataaggctgatgggaactgatgTTAAACATCTAAAGCAGTGCTTTCCATctttgggtcccagatgttcttggactacagctcccagatatCCTGGTGAACACAGCtcttggtgaaggcttctgggagttttagtgcaagGGCTAAggttgggacccaaggttggaaacattGATctaaaagcagtggttcccaaccttgggtaatccaggagttcttggactaaaactcccataagttttcactactagctgtgctggctaagatttctgggagctgcagtccaagaaaacctgggttacccaaggctgggaagaacTGATCTAAGGGATCACAAGTTTCCAATCCCTATACTTCCCCATTTACATTACTTTCTATCTTCATAGAAAACAAGGGTGGGAAACTTTTGATCATTCAGATGTTTTGACTCACAGTCTTATCCCCCACCTCCACACAAAGATAAGGATAAGGGACTGTGAGGGCAGCAGCACAAAAGATCTGAAGGGCCAAACTTTCCCTGCCACTGATCTAGACCCTTGTGTGATGCCCAAGAGCTTGACCAAGGCTCAAGATGGCCCACTCCTTTAATGTGTCCTGCCTAGTTTTGTCTGGCAGTGGCAGGTGATAGCACTCCAATGAACACCAAGTTGCTTCACATTTCTGATTGGGCTGGCCTTGCCTTTACACATAGCTGTGCCCACTTGCTATTAAGAAATGTATAGTAGTGCACACctcaaagaaatagaggataatTTAATAATTAGCCagagaatatatatttatttttggacaAAATCATATTTCTATGATTATGTATTATGCAAGATGATTTTACTGAATGTTACATGTGTAACTtgaatgtatgatttttaaaactaggatttttttaaattaaatgctagAATTGTTGAGTTGTTGATTTGCACAAGTCATTTTTGTATGTTAGAATGCTGGGTGATACAGGGTATTACTTTAAGATTTCAGTGCACTGTAGCTAAATGTTCTGCAATTCAAAGTTTGCACAGTGCTATGCTTCAGAGTTTCCTGTTGCAAATGTCTGCAAGAGAAAGCTGCTCAAATTATATAAGTGCTGTAGCGAGGCAAATGAAAAATATCTGTCTCCTTGTTCAGAACATCAACCTCAACCTGAAGCATTTCACAGCTGTTTTCTATACATGATTTAATTGTTGACTTAAATTGTTATATGAGTAATTTTATATTGTCTGGTTTTAATACTTTCACTGTATCTGTAAGCTGTTCAAGGAATTTGAGCAGTGAACATATaggaaaataaattatataaataaaatctgcaactatttatttaaacatgttgtgtgtgtgaccatttatttaaatattttgtgtcATGATACCATGAAGACAAGATCTACTGCAAAAGACAATGCTAGCAAGTttaaagcagtaggaaaagagtcAAACattagatggattgactcaaaggAACCACCTCCTTTAGTTTGGAAAACCTGGGCATCTAATGAGAGGACCTTAGGAAGTCATTAATTCAAAGGATTGCCACatttcagaaatgatttgatgtcacataactagaacagatcaaataaatatggcaatacatttttaaaaccagaatggGAATAATTGAACATTAAACGGCCACTTAGCATTATTTCTTATTACAATGTCCTTAGTTCAGTGGTAATATCAAGTGGTTTTTAGATTACGTTAGATATTAAATGTTTCTGTGACTTCTTTCAAGATGTGTGTTTTATGATGTAGgatacatgtatatatttataactAGTGTTGagggaagaaataaaatgcaTCCTCTCTCTACAATCCATCATGTAGTTCAAACACACAAGCTTATCAATTAAGTCAGGATCAAGAAGCTGAAGTATGAATGAAGAGTAATCGAGTCTGGGAGTAACTCATTGAGAAAAATGATTTGTTAACTTTGTGGCTGTGAGTGTAACCTGGAAAGTCCCAAGCTGCTGACAAACCCATTGTCTCTTCCGCTCTTCCTCCTCAAGACCTGAGTGATACTTTCAGAAATCTCATCTCTGTTTGTTCTCCTGTGGCTACAAGTGATGTTGATCACATTCCAGTATAGTCAGGAAAGCAGGCTGACTCAGTCATTGTGGGAAACAGGTAGGCAAAGTGGAAGAGAAGGCAAGCAGGACCACCTAAGATTGTGCCATTTGTCCCATAATTCTTTAAGAATTCCCAGGGAGAATTCTGAGTGTCTTATGCTCTTAATAGAAAAGAGTTTACCCAATTTGGCCTATGCTGGCcttcctagagtggtcttttagaccagatgggcgggatataaatcaaataaataaatacataaataacattCCTTCAGCTTAAGAGTTGTTGATGTTGGTCTTTTCCTTATCTCATTTCCTTCATGACTTTCTCTCAGAGAAGACAGAGGGGGCATCTTCTGTTTTCTCTTGAGAGGTGAGATGAGGGAGTAGCCATGGCTCCCCATACCTTAGCTAGAACTAGGATACTGATTATCTTTTTTGTcacaataatttttttctaataaTGCTAGTATTCTTAATATTTTCTTAACATCAGAATGTGGCTTCTTTCCAGAAGGGAAGGTGCGCTTGTACATTATTCTAATTTCACTCTtgattgttttttggggggtggggtgctgCTGATTTGAATAGGGTCCACATGAGCCAATCCTGTACTGAAGCAAATCAGAACgcctttgctctccttccacaaagacgtttctcttcaggcaggctttcccttagtgactgtctATCTGAGAGAGGTTTccaaatggatggttgtgccttgttgctttgaaagtGTTTTTGATTTTAGTTTTTACTGTTTTagtgtttcattcttttttaaaaaatctgtatactTAGCGTTtctcatgtttaaatattatcttttattgGTGCAAgccgccttggttcctttttaaggagaaagacagggtgaaaatattttaaataaggaaacaaaaatcTAGACCACCAGCTGGTGGTGGTGTAAAAAGAAACGCAGAAAGCAAGGGGATTTGTCCCACAGCGGTCCTGTTGGCACCAGTTTCAGCCTTGCCTGGTGTGAACACTGTAAGGCAATACCAATATCATGTATGCAAAGAAAAGTTGAAGAAACTCGTGAGCCACATGGGTGACTGAGGTATCTGAACTCAAATTGTCCCAGTCTAAATTGCCACTTTTCTGCGACCCAGAACATGAGAAGGCTGGAGAAGTATTCAAGGCAAAAGTAGAAGCACTTCATACACATTCAAGGTTCTGCCTTAATTGTTTCATGAGTCTCAATGTTAAGCACTCCGAAAAACTTATGGAGGGTTTAGTATCGGAGTTGGTTTTAGATGCCTGTTCTTTTTGGGATGACAACGGTCTGATGAATTTAGTTGTGACCAAAAAGGAATTTACCATTTTCTTATCAGCAGAGCAGAGCATTATAGCATTAGACCGCAACTGGGGCAATCCAAGTTCATAGTCTCTctaagccatgaaactcactggcttGTCTTGAGCCATTCTCAACCTGACCAATCCCCCAGGATTGTTGTGGAGATAAACCAGGCAGAAAGAGAGCCAtgcattttattgttattattcttttAGTTGTTATATGTTTTGTCTAATTATGTAAACTACCCCGAGTCGTGTTGCCACTAACATGGGCGGTCTCTTagctaaacaaacaagcaaacaaatgcatTCACCAATAAAAAGAGCAGGGTATGATGCCCAAAATATTGGGACTGTGGGAAGGTAATTTGCGTTATTTATATCCCAAATTCCTGCTCTTCCTCACAAAAAAGAGCCAAGATAAGGGATTCTACCTGAAATTCCACCTCCTTCAGGCATAGAAAGAGCCCAGCCATCATGTCCACCACAATTCTCCCTAAAAGGTGAAGGGAAGTTTTAGGGGGCAATTTTCCAAAAAGGATTACATCCCCTCCACATAGACTGACCACACTTGGTGTCCCAAGACGTGGCAGGAGAAAGCAGCAAATTGTTCCTAAGGAGATATATGTTCACTGAAATGGGTCTTAATGTGACAAAGAGAGCTTTTATAAGTCATTTAAATGTGTGGTAGTTGGTGAAAGTGGCTCCTGAAACAAAGAAACCTTCACTATGAGACTTGTGGATGCTAGGTCACTGGGTTAGGATCTGTTGAAGTTTGTCGTTTCATGTTTCCACTTCCCAGACTGTTTGTCATGATGTCAGACCCATTGACAACAAAGCTTTCCAACATTGCCTCATTATTCGGTAGTGTTTCCTGTTTGCTGTCTTTCTGGTAAGCAGGTCCAAAAACAAGCACACAaaaggaaagtttaaaaaaaaaaaagaacacctaGAATTGTGAGGAGATCAGGACAGGAGGGCAAAATCTTGGGAAGGCAGAGAATCTATCTACCCACCTACCTATTATAGCACAAGAGAAAACAAGAAGGGGGAAATACTAGAAGTGGAAAGCAGGTGGAGGTGggtggaatgaaaaaaaatattaggtACCCCATTTACCTGTTTCAGACATCAGGACTGATTCAGTTGTGTGAACTTCCCAAAAAATACGTTTCCCAGGGAGTGTGTCCTGAGCATCATTCTGAGACGTCCACATTGTTCCTTCTTTCTTAAGAACATATAAAAATCTTCTGTGCAAGCAGCCTTTTCTAAATGAATCGGAGCTGTTTCCATTACTGTATGTGTTTCAATACAAGAAAGATACCCCCCCCCGAATTGCAGGGAGAATGGTATTTATTCTACCAAGGTGGAATACCTTGTCATTATTTGCATCTCTCTCTGCTTTTACCTCTATAGTAgtggttctttattttttttggggggggggacgacaaaaAGAATCTGATGAAAACTTTATGCAACCTCCCCTGACAATACACATAAGTGCCCAATTTGCACCCCATTCACGAACCCTCTGAAGATCACAGGTTAAAATTCCTTGTTTTCCATACTGTACGTTTCCTATATTAATGAGACTTGCTACTAATGGTAactttggattccccccccccaaaaaagagctttttaaaaaaaaaataggggctGGCTGAATCAGTgacttagatatctggc of Pogona vitticeps strain Pit_001003342236 chromosome 6, PviZW2.1, whole genome shotgun sequence contains these proteins:
- the CSF3 gene encoding granulocyte colony-stimulating factor, with the protein product MNSAQSGLLFIISSALWLLLCSAAPLPEFSGDPGFQQFIRKNQEFVTKIRNEVSEMKELVRDEFKLGSDAELLLVQGLLGIEQVDHSHCWKQTCDMEGCFNQIRAGLHTYYGYLSHISHILPNQANRVASLQLDSSNLSTNIQQQMQESGLSAVTYPQPESQPTFVQTQREIGSYLVLRNFLKFMDITYRALRHCSA